The DNA window CAGTTTACTGGTTACATTACTATTTGTGTTTTCGTATTTGTGGTTTGGGTATCGGTTCTGTGGGTGCGAAACCTGAACCAACCTGCAAACCcgatatatattaattaaataaaaaataaaaaatatatatatgacttTTCCATTAGAAAAAGATTATTCGCTATTAAtatgtttggatttttaatgagtttagtttttaatgtatttggtgTTTAACATGTTTGGATTATTTCTGTTGATGGTATATGGTTATTgtacttgttgaatttttaagataaaaatttggtttttttatgaatttcaaagTTATCGGGTACCCAATTACCCGAACCGAACCAATCCGTTCttaatcggtttggtttggttcagatacatatacaaaaaaatgtaaatccaaaccaaaacgaaccaattatattttaatcGGTTCAGTTCTAATTTTATCATGAATCCGAACCAAATTGACCCGTGCTCACCCCTAAGCAAAAGTTGGTTttcaaggctttgttgttgtcatcatcattgttgttgttcttaatctccaataaagaaaattatgatATCGAGTAAATTGCGTTGAATTACAATATTGTTATCATTGACCAATATGGTTAACATAAAATGGTGTTGTAACAGGAGAAATAAAAATGGAGGATTTCTCATCATGCTGTGCAGGCATAACATTCACTAACGAAATGGCTATGGCCTCTCCATTCTCTTCATTGGAACATGCAATTACGGTTTCCAGAGACATATGGTCCCATAAGTTGAATGTTAGGTCTTGGTTGGAGGCTATATCAGGACGATCTTGTTCTAATGAATACTTGAAAACAGCGAACGAAGCTACTGTGTAGGTCTGTTCATTAGCCACACCCTTAAAAACTTGAGTTAAACATTATTTGAATAATAAGTATTTTAAGTTGATATATTCTTACAACATTTGACCAATGATAGTTGTTACGTTCATGCTAAAATTTGTAGGAACTTCATGAATGGGAAACAATGTACGAGGAGAAATTTGGGTATGTTTTTGTGACATTTGTAGCTGGTAGGACCTCTAAAGACATACTTGTTGAATTAAAGGTTAGAAATAAATTTATAGCATAAAAAGTGAATCACAGAGACACAATATGCTTTACAAAAAAGACCATCAACTATACATTTTATTATGATGCAGACGCGCTTTAATAATTCGCATGTTGTTAAGTTGGAGATTGCTTCAAAAGAGGAATTAAAGTATATAGAACATGCTATTAGAGAGCTTCTTTCCAAAAAATCTGTCCAAACTACCGACGAAGGAGATGATAATAgttaattttgtatttgttaattttggaagTTATCTTCCCATAATTccgcaattttttttcttaattacacTTTAATGACCTGGAAGTTACCATTTTCTTTTAAGTAGATTTATGTTGTTGGTTGCATGTTCATATATTCAGTGTCACTTGAATATTCAGGCGAAATAATTGATGACACTCTAGATGGAGTAGACATTGATTCAGAAGATGATTTAGATGCTATTACCTCCGGTGGATATGACATCTCCAGGAATGTTGAGCTCAATAAGGTTTCAGAAGAAGACAATAAAACTTTATACACCCAACATAGAGAAGATGATGTACATGCTGCAAAAAAGAGGTTTCGATCTGAACAAGTTGCCATAATTTGGAGATGACTTATCAGATTCTTTATCACTTGACTGCAGTAGATTTGTGACAGAGTATTTCTGGCCAGGTCAATACGATGTTGATGAGAAATTTTGACTCAATACTTGTTTGTCTACTTTAGTAATTCTGATTTTTATGCTCTATTGAACTTTATTTTGACTTTATGAATTCGGACATTcacttgtttttttttgttaccatTTATGCTTGAATACAAACTCAAAATGCGTTGATAGTACAAGAGAAAACCTGATTCGTAAATTTGttttttgttattcatttataaatatttttttaattaatgaattattttttatgtaacacgaaattgaaaatttatttaatgcaTTAAGTTGGAGTgtttgaaacatgtttttcagtAAAAAAAATAGCGAGGACTAAAATAGTTTTAACAAGGCAatgtttaaacaaaaaaaattcaagttaaaaataatattgcAGCGTTAGAAGAAAACCGCTGCAAAACGAGTATCTAAGTATTCACCAACTCGATATTTTGCGGCAGTTACAGCAAAACCATTGCAAAATGAGATCATTTGGTAGCCTCCTCCAAATCCGCCACAAGAACCGCTGCAAAACGATTATCTAAGTATTCACCTACTCGGCATTTTGCAGCGGTTACAACAAAACCGCTACAAAATGAGATCATTTGGTAATTGGTAGCCTCCTCAAAATCTGCCACAAGAACCGCTAGCAGATTCTATTTAGCAGCGGTTGGAAAAAACCGCCGCTAAATATCCGCCGCTATCTTGCATGGTGTGTTATTCACATATATGTGGATATGTATGTTTAAAAATCTACAAAACGTAAGTCACtgtgaaatagaaaaaaaattgccGCAAAATACAAGATGCATTTGGCATGGAGGGAGAAGCAGGTACCACCGAAATGTGTCCCATATCCTTTGCATGCAGACAAAATTGGCGTTTGACAATTTTAGAACTGCTCAAATGCGACCAGCGTTTGGTAGGTGGGCAAAAATAAGTTGCAACTTGCAATTGGCAGGGTGCAAAGTTGCATGTCTGACACGTATTGTAGAAGAAATTTAAAAAGGTGTTTTATAATGCAAAAAACGCAAGTTTGGGGAGAGAAAGTGTGGTTGTTTCACTTTAGTGAGGGTTTTAGCATTTTGGTTTACAAGGGAGGGAGAATTTCAGCGTTTGTTTGTAAGGAAGGGGGGAAGAAGAATAgcagaaaagagagagagtaaaattaagagaaaaaattgtTTGTGATTTTATACTACCTCAAAAACATATTATTAAGTATCTAAATCATTCTCAATAAATAAgtgttttttatattattataataaataaatttatttatttatgttttaaccGTTAATTTTATTATTNNNNNNNNNNNNNNNNNNNNNNNNNNNNNNNNNNNNNNNNNNNNNNNNNNNNNNNNNNNNNNNNNNNNNNNNNNNNNNNNNNNNNNNNNNNNNNNNNNNNNNNNNNNNNNNNNNNNNNNNNNNNNNNNNNNNNNNNNNNNNNNNNNNNNNNNNNNNNNNNNNNNNNNNNNNNNNNNN is part of the Arachis duranensis cultivar V14167 chromosome 1, aradu.V14167.gnm2.J7QH, whole genome shotgun sequence genome and encodes:
- the LOC110276430 gene encoding uric acid degradation bifunctional protein TTL-like, whose amino-acid sequence is MAMASPFSSLEHAITVSRDIWSHKLNVRSWLEAISGRSCSNEYLKTANEATELHEWETMYEEKFGYVFVTFVAGRTSKDILVELKTRFNNSHVVKLEIASKEELKYIEHAIRELLSKKSVQTTDEGDDNMSLEYSGEIIDDTLDGVDIDSEDDLDAITSGGYDISRNVELNKVSEEDNKTLYTQHREDDVHAAKKRFRSEQVAIIWR